The proteins below are encoded in one region of Chroicocephalus ridibundus chromosome 9, bChrRid1.1, whole genome shotgun sequence:
- the AEN gene encoding apoptosis-enhancing nuclease translates to MPPGKGQMTPLLPTLQVSAPTPQSTHGPAAGTHAQPPEGPSKKKSRKHQRFMERRALLEQKGLLSPHRRLGSQAPVAGPEAGSTLTKTGGTTAPCGRKIPKPKQVVSPSLSPSASPDSIARHHSVLLSQGNGSSKGVRMSSPLLRPCKYVAIDCEMVGTGPQGRLSELARCSVVNYEGDVIYDKYILPELPIVDYRTRWSGITKQHMKSAIPFKAAQAEILKILKDKIVVGHAIHNDFQALKYFHPKDRTRDTSRIPVLNQRAGLPVRASVSLKSLARHLLQKKIQVGCKGHSSVEDAQTAMELYRLVEVQWETELAHSLPPRPPSPVIDPTTDSSHYMDDRYWPTDLMSSSL, encoded by the exons ATGCCACCTGGCAAAGGGCAGATGACCccgctgctgcccaccctgcaggTCTCCGCACCCACCCCGCAGAGCACCCATGGCCCCGCTGCAGGGACCCACGCTCAGCCCCCAGAGGGTCCCAGCAAGAAGAAGAGCCGCAAGCACCAGCGGTTCATGGAGCGCCGGGCACTGCTGGAGCAGAAGGGGCTGCTGAGCCCCCACCGGCGCCTGGGTAGCCAAGCCCCCGTGGCGGGGCCGGAGGCAGGCAGCACGCTCACCAAGACGGGTGGCACCACAGCACCATGTGGCAGGAAGATCCCCAAGCCCAAACAAGTcgtctccccatccctgtccccatccgcCTCTCCGGACAGCATAGCCAGGCATCACTCCGTGCTGCTGTCCCAGGGGAATGGCAGCTCCAAGGGGGTGCGGATGTCCTCCCCGCTTCTGCGCCCATGCAAGTACGTGGCCATCGACTGTGAGATGGTGGGCACTGGTCCTCAGGgcaggctgagcgagctggcacGGTGCTCCGTGGTGAACTACGAGGGGGATGTCATCTATGACAAGTACATCCTGCCCGAGCTCCCCATCGTGGACTACCGGACACGCTGGAGTGGCATTACCAAGCAGCACATGAAGAGCGCGATTCCCTTCAAGGCTGCTCAGGCGGAG ATCCTGAAGATCTTGAAAGACAAGATTGTGGTAGGACATGCCATCCACAATGACTTCCAAGCCCTGAAGTACTTCCACCCGAAAGACAGGACCCGAGACACCAGCCGGATCCCTGTGCTGAACCAAAGGGCAGGGCTGCCCGTCAGGGCCAGCGTCTCCCTTAAAAGCTTGGCCAGGCACCTACTCCAGAAAAAGATCCAG GTTGGCTGCAAAGGGCACTCGTCGGTGGAGGATGCTCAGACGGCCATGGAGCTGTACAGACTGGTGGAAGTGCAGTGGGAGACGGAGCTGGCCCATAGCctacccccccggccccccagccctgTCATAGACCCCACCACAGACAGCAGCCACTACATGGATGACCGGTACTGGCCCACGGACTTGATGTCAAGCAGCCTGTGA